In the Taeniopygia guttata chromosome 12, bTaeGut7.mat, whole genome shotgun sequence genome, one interval contains:
- the ACOX2 gene encoding peroxisomal acyl-coenzyme A oxidase 2 produces the protein MALLETSKHSQGSALGGVNPDLASERQTASFCVEKLTALLDGGAEQTRIRRAVVEAIQSDPVFSREYQYFQTQNERYEAAVRKAVHLQKKMHEMGWTENGPEYKYIYRALSGDVAFLLHRVFMRSISVLGSDKQVAKWIPLATQHRLIGSYAQTELGHGTYLQGLETTAVFDTATQEFILNTPKISAMKWWPGDMGRSATHTVVFAQLYIHGKCYGIHPFIVQIRSLQDHSLCPGITAGDIGPKMNFEHTDNGYLLLKNVRVPRENMLSKFCEVRPDGTYVRQGSQKINYFTMTAVRISLISDEVLTALMKACTIATRYSVVRRQSKLKPGEQEAKILDYQTQQEKLLPQLAAAYAFHFTNDYLQELFDRGYREIQKKNFDMLPELHALSSGFKAVITQHCTAGVEICLRACGGHGYSLLSGLPSLYTKILASCIYEGENTILLLQTARFLIKCFMAASAGQPVPPSVTYLAAVKHGKCPAKNKLDFLSPDIYTEAYQHVAIRLTSSTAAKLQDLIQSGVKKHDAWNQCTVQLVQAAKAHCHYIAVKNFAETVEKLETKAGIQKIMKHLCDLFALHGIFSNSGAFLHDGYTSAAQMDMVTASYLELLAVIRKDAVPLVDAFDFTDQSLNSALGSYDGQVYQRLYEWAQKSPTNQMSPAYERYLKPLLHNTLSKL, from the exons ATGGCTCTGCTGGAGACCAGCAAGCACTCACAGGGCTCAGCGCTCGGCGGCGTGAACCCCGACCTCGCCAGCGAGCGGCAAACAGCCTCCTTCTGCGTGGAGAAGCTCACGGCCCTGCTGGACGGCGGTGCAGAGCAGACACGGATACGGAGGGCAGTGG TGGAAGCTATCCAATCTGACCCTGTATTTAGCAGAGAATATCAGTATTTCCAGACCCAGAATGAGAGGTATGAAGCAGCAGTCAGGAAGGCTGTTCATCTCCAGAAAAAGATGCATGAGATGGGATGGACTGAGAATGGACCTGAATATAAGTACATTTACag GGCACTGTCAGGAGATGTCGCGTTCCTCCTGCACCGCGTCTTCATGAGAAGTATTTCAGTGCTGGGCTCTGACAAACAAGTTGCCAAGTGGATTCCCCTCGCCACCCAGCACAGGCTCATTGGAAGCTACGCGCAGACTGAACTGGGACACG gcacTTATCTTCAGGGTTTGGAAACGACAGCAGTCTTTGATACTGCTACTCAGGAGTTTATACTGAACACACCAAAGATCTCTGCCATGAAGTGGTGGCCTGGAGACA TGGGAAGATCAGCAACCCACACAGTGGTCTTTGCGCAGCTGTACATCCATGGGAAGTGCTATGGCATCCATCCCTTCATCGTGCAGATACGCAGCCTTCAGGACCATTCTCTCTGCCCAG gcatAACTGCAGGAGACATCGGTCCCAAAATGAATTTTGAGCACACTGACAATGGCTATCTCCTGCTGAAGAATGTGCGTGTCCCCAGGGAGAACATGCTGAGCAAGTTTTGTGAG GTTCGACCAGATGGCACCTATGTAAGACAGGGGTCACAGAAGATCAATTATTTCACGATGACAGCAGTGCGCATTTCACTCATTTCAGACGAGGTTCTGACAGCCCTGATGAAGGCTTGCACCATCGCCACCCGGTACTCGGTGGTTCGCCGGCAGTCCAAGCTAAAGCCTGG GGAACAAGAAGCAAAAATCCTTGACTACCAGACTCAGCAAGAGAAACTGCtgccccagctggcagcagcctaTGCCTTTCATTTCACCAATGACTACCTGCAGGAGCTATTCGACAGAGGGTACAGAGAGATCCAGAAGAAGAACTTTGACATGCTGCCAGag CTCCATGCATTATCTTCAGGTTTTAAAGCCGTGATCACTCAGCACTGCACGGCAGGAGTGGAGATTTGTCTCCGTGCATGTGGGGGCCATGGCTACTCCCTGCTGAGTGGACTGCCTTCCTTGTATACCAAAATACTTGCCTCTTGTATTTATGAAGGGGAAAACACCATTTTGCTCCTGCAAACTGCCAG GTTCCTGATTAAGTGCTTCATGGCAGCCAGTGCTGGCCAGCCTGTGCCACCATCTGTCACTTATCTGGCTGCAGTGAAACACGGGAAGTGTCCAGCCAAGAACAAGTTGGATTTTCTCAGTCCAGATATTTACACTGAGGCCTATCAACATGTGGCAATCAG GCTcacaagcagcacagcagcaaaactACAGGACTTGATCCAGTCTGGAGTCAAAAAGCATGATGCGTGGAACCAGTGCACAGTGCAGCTGGTGCAGGCTGCAAAG GCTCACTGCCACTACATTGCAGTGAAAAACTTTGCAGAAACTGTGGAAAAACTCGAGACCAAGGCTGGCATCCAGAAGATTATGAAACATCTCTGTGACCTCTTTGCACTACATGGGATCTTCTCAAATTCAGGGGCCTTCTTGCATGATGGATACACATCTGCAGCTCAAATGGACATGGTCACAGCATCCTACCTGGAGCTCCTGGCTGTCATTCG gaagGATGCTGTGCCACTGGTGGACGCTTTTGACTTCACGGACCAGAGCCTGAACTCTGCTCTCGGCAGCTACGACGGGCAGGTTTACCAGCGGCTCTACGAGTGGGCTCAGAAGTCACCCACAAACCAG ATGAGCCCAGCCTACGAGAGGTATTTGAAGCCACTTCTGCACAACACGCTATCGAAATTATGA
- the KCTD6 gene encoding BTB/POZ domain-containing protein KCTD6, which produces MDNGDWGYMMTDPVTLNVGGHMYTTSLTTLTRYPDSMLGAMFRGDFPTARDSQGNYFIDRDGPLFRYVLNFLRTSELTLPLDFKEFDLLRKEADFYQIEPLIQCLNDPKPLYPVDTFEEVVELSSTRKLSKYSNPVAVIITQLTITTKVHALLEGISNHFTKWNKHMMDTRDCQVSFTFGPCDYHQEVSLRVHLMEYITKQGFTIRNTRVHHMSERANENTVEHNWTFCRLARKTDD; this is translated from the coding sequence CTCCCTCACAACTCTAACGAGATATCCTGACTCAATGCTCGGGGCCATGTTCAGGGGAGACTTCCCCACtgccagggactctcagggcaattACTTTATTGACAGAGATGGACCACTTTTCCGTTATGTTCTTAACTTTTTAAGGACCTCAGAGCTCACTTTGCCACTGGACTTCAAGGAGTTTGACCTGCTCCGGAAGGAAGCAGACTTCTATCAGATTGAACCCTTAATTCAGTGTCTTAATGACCCCAAGCCGCTGTATCCTGTGGATACCTTTGAGGAGGTGGTGGAGCTGTCCAGCACCCGGAAGCTTTCCAAGTACTCCAACCCAGTGGCTGTGATCATCACGCAGCTCACCATCACGACGAAAGTCCATGCACTACTGGAAGGCATTTCAAACCACTTCACCAAGTGGAATAAGCACATGATGGACACCAGGGACTGCCAGGTGTCCTTCACCTTCGGCCCGTGTGATTACCACCAGGAAGTGTCGCTGCGAGTCCATCTCATGGAGTACATCACAAAGCAAGGCTTCACGATCAGGAACACCAGAGTCCATCACATGAGCGAGCGTGCCAACGAAAACACAGTGGAACACAACTGGACTTTCTGTAGACTGGCACGGAAAACAGATGACTGA